The Arachidicoccus terrestris genome includes the window TACAACTGGTCGTAGCAACAAAGGAAAAAGGTGTGGTAATAATTTCACCTCTTAAATTTAGCGCTTTAATTGCCATCTGCAGCGCTATCGTACCATTTGATACAAACAACAAATGATCAAGTTTTAAGAACTCTTTCAACTTAATTTCCAATTCACTTGCTAGAGGCCCCATATTTGTTAACCATTGCCTATTCCAAATACCATTTAGATAACTATTATATTCAGATTGAGGCGGTAAAAAAGGTTTTGAAACTGGAATCATTGTTTTAAAATTAAAAGTTTAAGCTCTTGTAAAGCTGATATTCTAAAAATCTTAGACAAAAAGAAATACAATATTAAATAAATAGAAGTCAATAACAAAATAATAACAATGTTTGGAAAATACCTATCGGAAATAAAATATTTATTTAATAAGAACGTCATAAGCCCAACTGAGCCGGCAATCAAAATAATTGGGGTAACTTCAATAATCTGTTTGTATCCTGGATAATTGATAAATTTCCCACTATACCAAGTATTAACTATAAAAGCAAAAATGGATGAAATTACTTGAAAGATGAGTAAACCATATATACCGTAAAAAATTGAAACAGCAACACCAACTGTAATAAAGGCTTTTTTAATGATTTCAAGTTTTAAGTATAGATCGGATCTGCCTTTTACATTTAATATGTTTAAATTATATGCATGATAGGGGTACAAAACACCCGTAATGCATAAAATTTGAAAATACGGAACCGCCGGCAACCATTTAGCGGTCAAAGCAAAAATAAATAAAGGTTTTGCTAGAACAATCGCAATTGCCATTAATGGAGCCACAATAAAGGCAACTTGATGTAATAGTTTGCGATAGGCATTCCTAAGTTTGATATCATCATTCTTTAATGCTGCAAACATTGGGTAAGTAACCTTACTTAAAGCAATCGAAATATTGGTTACTGGCAGCATTTGGAGGCTTTGCGCTTGAGTAAAATAACCAAGTTCTGTTGCTGAAAAATACTTCCCAATTACAATTTTATAGATATTCGAATAAATAGTATCAATTAATCCTGAAAATGTTAATTTATATCCAAAATGAAAATGATACTTAAATTTTGATTTATCTATCAGCAAACTTGGCACCCAACCAGAAAAAAGCCAGTGTTGAATTGTGAATATTAGTGATTGCA containing:
- a CDS encoding lipopolysaccharide biosynthesis protein gives rise to the protein MTTLKKQAISGLFWTFTQQFSVQAINVIVGIVLARILAPSVFGLIGMLAVFIAVGTSLMDSGMTSSLIRTTRADQKDYSTVFFVNLIFSVIFYLIIFLCGPLIAKFYHQPILSPVVRVYSLAFIIRAFVAVQTTKLTKEMRFKEQMLMQIPSTIIGGLVGVVLAYQGFGVWSLVTMNLLQSLIFTIQHWLFSGWVPSLLIDKSKFKYHFHFGYKLTFSGLIDTIYSNIYKIVIGKYFSATELGYFTQAQSLQMLPVTNISIALSKVTYPMFAALKNDDIKLRNAYRKLLHQVAFIVAPLMAIAIVLAKPLFIFALTAKWLPAVPYFQILCITGVLYPYHAYNLNILNVKGRSDLYLKLEIIKKAFITVGVAVSIFYGIYGLLIFQVISSIFAFIVNTWYSGKFINYPGYKQIIEVTPIILIAGSVGLMTFLLNKYFISDRYFPNIVIILLLTSIYLILYFFLSKIFRISALQELKLLILKQ